A portion of the Ascochyta rabiei chromosome 13, complete sequence genome contains these proteins:
- a CDS encoding Beta-N-acetylhexosaminidase, which yields MIVWALVVLSGTAVALQPLPPVQWTNTDALSHGFNGFATRNASRSIYITNSFADVADTDGLTLIPPTAFQFAETFREDLSSWDTANWTLQRVDTFPANASGILLGPFRGSDDEVTYENGVTTEEGYEIEIDNRTVYIGGKGARGMFWGTRTLMQQAMIANGSSLQTGRTVDAPAYATRGYMLDAGRKWYTPDFLKELCTYASFFKISEFHYHSSDNAPLNRGHNETWDKVFSHFSLYPQQNTELQGIIQRKNETLSRAQFEDFQTHCAQRGVTVIPEIEAPGHALAITKWKPELALAKKDLLNLTHPDAIPTVKAIWSEFLPWFQTKEVHIGADEYDSELGDDYINFVNQMAEFVNSTSGKRIRIWGTHEPSENVSLSKNIVVQHWQYGQSDPVQLQNDDYSLINSEDWWAYMSLKNDHTPILPAPYPQFYNNSRTLNFADVPGWQWDPSLFNPVNTTEQLEPGASGNKGAILAAWNDNGPDATTQLEAYYAMREGIPVMAARAWAGKRGVNITTENASASVRYLASKAPGQNLDRRPISLRPISSTDKPVISWTQRDGAMAQTFGKGSFGPPYTLSLNVSSPFAIKGPDASLSLTNVITNPTSNASVSTLVFTTADGFPYPLRNVSYTDYDPGHPGRIWTNLSTSTHEPVAITLPVRLRIETDMYNGSRVWVNEKFAGRFEVFVFGGRNTVFSWSQMALVAPLDSVNGGVDTFKLEDGVGIYNVTAGNGNHSAGPPEQNAAMSGKNAWTVLQMLVGFVVLWLVV from the coding sequence ATGATCGTGTGGGCACTTGTAGTTCTTTCCGGTACTGCTGTTGCCCTGCAACCTTTACCACCGGTACAATGGACTAACACTGATGCTTTGTCACATGGCTTTAACGGGTTCGCAACTCGCAACGCCTCCAGGTCCATCTACATCACGAACTCGTTCGCAGATGTTGCGGACACCGATGGACTCACTCTCATCCCACCGACCGCATTCCAGTTCGCGGAAACATTCCGTGAAGACCTCTCGTCCTGGGACACGGCAAACTGGACGCTCCAACGAGTCGATACATTTCCTGCCAATGCAAGCGGGATTTTACTAGGACCGTTCAGAGGATCGGACGATGAAGTGACATACGAGAACGGTGTCACAACTGAGGAAGGCTACGAGATCGAGATCGACAATCGCACTGTTTACATCGGTGGTAAAGGCGCTCGGGGCATGTTCTGGGGCACACGGACATTGATGCAACAAGCCATGATCGCCAACGGGTCTTCCTTGCAGACAGGCCGCACTGTGGATGCGCCGGCCTACGCAACACGCGGGTACATGCTGGATGCCGGGCGCAAGTGGTACACACCTGACTTTCTCAAAGAGCTTTGCACCTACGCATCTTTTTTCAAGATTTCGGAATTCCACTACCATTCTTCAGACAATGCGCCTCTGAACCGCGGTCACAACGAAACGTGGGACAAGGTGTTTTCGCATTTCTCGCTCTATCCACAGCAAAACACAGAGCTTCAGGGCATCATCCAACGCAAGAACGAGACGCTGTCGCGAGCTCAGTTCGAGGACTTTCAAACGCACTGCGCGCAGCGAGGTGTGACAGTCATACCGGAGATAGAAGCACCAGGCCATGCTCTCGCAATCACAAAATGGAAGCCCGAACTGGCGCTCGCGAAAAAGGATCTACTGAATCTCACCCACCCTGACGCGATCCCCACGGTCAAGGCTATCTGGAGCGAGTTCCTGCCCTGGTTTCAGACAAAGGAAGTGCACATCGGTGCGGACGAGTACGATTCCGAGCTTGGAGACGATTACATCAACTTTGTTAATCAAATGGCCGAGTTTGTCAACTCGACTTCTGGGAAAAGGATCAGGATCTGGGGAACACACGAACCCTCCGAGAACGTTAGCCTATCGAAAAATATCGTCGTTCAGCATTGGCAGTACGGACAGTCGGATCCAGtacagcttcagaacgaTGACTACAGTCTGATCAACTCGGAAGACTGGTGGGCCTACATGAGCTTGAAGAACGACCACACGCCCATCCTGCCTGCACCATACCCACAGTTCTACAACAACTCGAGGACCCTGAACTTCGCAGACGTGCCGGGGTGGCAGTGGGATCCATCGCTCTTCAACCCGGTGAACACGACAGAGCAGCTCGAGCCTGGAGCTAGCGGCAACAAGGGCGCGATCCTCGCTGCCTGGAACGACAACGGCCCAGATGCGACCACGCAGCTGGAGGCATACTACGCTATGCGTGAGGGCATCCCAGTCATGGCAGCACGCGCGTGGGCCGGGAAACGCGGCGTCAACATCACAACCGAGAACGCAAGCGCAAGCGTACGGTACCTAGCCTCCAAGGCCCCGGGGCAGAACCTCGACAGGCGACCCATCTCCCTGCGCCCCATCTCTTCGACCGACAAGCCCGTCATCTCGTGGACCCAACGAGACGGCGCAATGGCGCAGACATTCGGCAAGGGCTCCTTCGGCCCACCCTACACACTGAGCCTGAACGTGTCCTCCCCCTTCGCCATCAAAGGACCCGATGCCTCGCTGTCCCTCACCAACGTCATCACAAACCCCACGTCAAACGCCTCCGTCTCGACACTCGTCTTCACAACCGCAGACGGCTTCCCCTACCCGCTCCGCAACGTCTCCTACACCGACTACGACCCCGGCCATCCCGGACGCATATGGACGAACCTGTCGACCTCGACCCACGAGCCCGTTGCCATTACGCTCCCAGTCCGACTGCGTATCGAGACGGACATGTACAACGGAAGCCGGGTGTGGGTGAACGAGAAGTTTGCGGGGCGGTTCGAGGTGTTTGTGTTTGGTGGGCGGAACACGGTGTTCAGCTGGAGCCAGATGGCGCTTGTGGCGCCGCTGGATAGTGTGAATGGAGGAGTTGATACCTTCAAGTTGGAGGATGGAGTTGGTATTTATAACGTCACGGCTGGGAACGGGAATCACAGCGCTGGGCCGCCTGAGCAGAATGCTGCAATGAGTGGGAAGAATGCTTGGACGGTGTTGCAGATGCTTGTTGGGTTTGTGGTGCTTTGGTTGGTTGTTTGA
- a CDS encoding DNA-directed DNA polymerase, which produces MVGPVTKTPAKRALAEASSNRVNASPRSAKKLKVENGNTTKGPPARKVNGPYNSSQAGPSQFEDTLEKMTQDIESLKTKNTEKDQQWKRPPLPEDFSEMTSKVVFQQIEAEESVLNGGKPAVKLFGVTEAGHSVLLHVTGFLHYFYVAAPINFHKEDCRPYQTFLESECQKQFNQHSAVIASVQMCMRENILRFQGNQKSPYLKITVNDPKMINRVRMMVQKGNANYKRLWPAREDGILTFDNIAYVLRFMIDTRIAGMSWVEAPAGKYKLLNPRDQHSNCQIEAQIHYADLIAHQSEGEWAKSAPLRILSFDIECAGRKGVFPEANIDPVIQIANVVTRNGEEKPFVRNVFSLDTVNPIVATQIFSYADEGEMLMKWRDFVDEVDPDVITGYNISNFDFPYLLDRAKHLKLAKFPYWSRLKTVQSKVESSIFSSKQLGSRDTKTTNTNGRIQLDLLQLIQRDHQLRSYTLNSVSAHFLKEQKEDVHHSMITELFNGDSNSRRRLAVYCLKDAYLPQRLLDKLMCLVNYTEMARVTGVPFNYLLSRGQQIRFISQLFRKALDHQLVCPDLPNQGDSGDPYEGATVIEPKRGYYKQPVATLDFASLYPSIMQAHNLCYTTWLDRATVEKLKMKKDEDYIVTPNGDMFCTVKTRKGLLSQILEELLGARKRAKRELAVETDPFKKAVLNGRQLALKVSANSVYGLTGATNGKLPCLAIASSTTSFGRQMIEKTKEEVEAKYTIANGYTHDAEVIYGDTDSVMVKFGTSELSEAMKLGEEAAEYVSSKFIKPIKLEFEKVYFPYLLINKKRYAGLYWTNPNKWDKMDTKGIETVRRDNCRLVQTVIETSLRMLLIDQDPDGAQEFVKDTISDLLQNKIDMSNLVITKALTKQEDKEGKGGYANKQAHVELAERMKKRDAGSAPALGDRVAYVMVKGASGSKNYEKSEDPLWVLENNLPIDTRYYLDNQLAKPLGRIFEPILGEKKANSLLTGEHTRAISVAAPTMGGLMKFAKKTQTCMGCKKPLTAAHEKEGAVCENCRPRIGELYQKTLSKVSELEVRFSRLWTQCQRCQGSIHCEVICASRDCPIFYMRMKARKDVEDAGKEMVRFDKDAALW; this is translated from the exons ATGGTCGGCCCTGTAACGAAAACACCGGCGAAGCGAGCCCTCGCTGAAGCCTCGAGTAACCGCGTAAACGCATCGCCCCGCTCCGCGAAGAAGCTCAAAGTCGAGAATGGCAACACCACAAAAGGGCCGCCGGCTAGGAAGGTCAATGGGCCGTACAACTCAAGCCAGGCGGGGCCGAGCCAGTTCGAGGATACGCTGGAGAAGATGACCCAGGACATCGAATCCTTGAAGACCAAGAACACAGAGAAGGACCAGCAATGGAAGCGGCCGCCACTGCCCGAGGACTTCAGTGAGATGACCTCAAAGGTCGTCTTTCAGCAGATCGAAGCCGAGGAAAGTGTACTAAATGGAGGGAAACCAGCAGTCAAGCTGTTTGGTGTCACAGAG GCCGGTCACTCAGTACTCCTCCATGTCACCGGATTCCTCCACTACTTTTACGTTGCTGCGCCCATCAACTTCCACAAAGAAGACTGCAGGCCATACCAGACCTTCCTTGAGAGCGAATGCCAGAAGCAGTTCAACCAACATTCAGCCGTCATCGCATCGGTGCAGATGTGCATGAGAGAGAATATCCTGCGCTTCCAGGGCAATCAGAAGAGTCCATACCTCAAAATCACCGTCAACGATCCCAAGATGATCAACCGTGTGCGAATGATGGTGCAGAAGGGCAACGCCAACTACAAGCGGCTCTGGCCAGCCCGCGAAGATGGCATTTTGACCTTCGACAACATCGCCTATGTGCTGAGATTCATGATTGACACGAGAATTGCTGGCATGTCTTGGGTAGAGGCGCCTGCTGGAAAGTATAAGCTACTGAACCCGCGCGATCAACATTCCAACTGCCAAATCGAGGCGCAAATACACTACGCCGACCTGATTGCTCATCAGTCCGAAGGCGAATGGGCCAAGTCAGCACCTCTCCGTATTCTCTCCTTCGACATCGAATGCGCTGGTCGCAAAGGTGTTTTCCCAGAAGCGAACATCGATCCCGTCATTCAGATAGCCAATGTCGTTACACGAAACGGTGAGGAGAAGCCTTTCGTCCGGAACGTCTTCAGTCTCGACACCGTCAATCCCATTGTGGCCACACAGATCTTCTCCTACGCGGACGAGGGCGAGATGCTGATGAAGTGGCGCGACTTCGTGGACGAAGTCGACCCAGACGTCATCACCGGATACAACATTTCCAACTTCGATTTCCCGTATCTTCTGGATCGCGCCAAACACTTGAAGCTTGCAAAGTTTCCCTACTGGTCACGACTGAAGACGGTGCAGTCAAAGGTGGAAAGCTCAATTTTCTCTAGCAAGCAACTGGGAAGTCGAGACACCAAGACTACCAACACGAACGGACGCATCCAACTCGATCTCCTCCAGCTTATTCAGCGAGACCATCAACTGCGAAGTTATACTCTCAACTCTGTGAGCGCGCACTTCCTGAAAGAGCAGAAGGAAGACGTCCATCACAGCATGATCACAGAGCTGTTTAACGGCGACTCCAACTCTCGACGACGGCTGGCTGTGTACTGTTTGAAGGATGCTTATCTACCGCAGCGACTTCTGGACAAACTCATGTGTCTAGTCAATTACACTGAGATGGCGAGGGTCACAGGTGTGCCTTTCAACTACCTCCTCTCTCGAGGCCAACAGATCAGGTTCATCAGTCAGCTGTTCCGAAAAGCTTTAGATCATCAGCTTGTCTGCCCGGACCTGCCTAACCAAGGTGACAGTGGCGACCCGTATGAAGGTGCGACCGTCATTGAGCCAAAGCGTGGATACTACAAGCAGCCTGTCGCTACACTTGATTTCGCCTCGCTGTACCCAAGTATCATGCAAGCACACAACCTTTGCTATACGACCTGGCTTGACAGAGCGACCGTAGAGAAGCTGAAGATGAAGAAAGACGAAGATTACATCGTGACACCTAACGGCGACATGTTCTGTACCGTCAAAACACGCAAAGGTCTCCTCTCGCAGATTCTTGAGGAACTGCTAGGTGCCCGTAAAAGGGCTAAGAGAGAGCTCGCTGTTGAAACAGACCCGTTCAAGAAGGCTGTGTTGAACGGCCGTCAGCTGGCTCTGAAGGTCAGTGCCAACTCCGTCTACGGTCTCACGGGTGCCACGAATGGAAAGCTGCCTTGTCTGGCTATCGCCAGTAGTACCACCAGTTTTGGTCGTCAAATGATTGAGAAGACCAAGGAGGAGGTCGAAGCAAAGTACACCATCGCGAACGGTTATACCCATGATGCGGAGGTCATCTACGGTGACACCGATTCAGTTATGGTCAAATTCGGTACTTCTGAGCTGTCGGAAGCTATGAAACTGGGGGAGGAGGCAGCGGAATACGTGTCTTCGAAGTTCATCAAGCCCATCAAACTGGAGTTCGAGAAGGTCTACTTCCCGTACCTGCTGATCAACAAGAAGCGTTATGCTGGCCTTTACTGGACAAACCCTAATAAGTGGGACAAGATGGACACGAAGGGTATCGAGACAGTCCGTCGTGACAATTGTCGCCTCGTGCAAACCGTCATCGAAACATCGCTACGCATGCTGCTGATAGACCAAGACCCTGACGGCGCGCAAGA GTTCGTTAAGGATACCATCTCCGATCTCCTGCAGAACAAAATTGACATGTCCAACCTCGTCATTACCAAAGCACTCACCAAGCAagaagataaggaaggcaaGGGCGGTTACGCCAACAAGCAAGCCCACGTCGAACTTGCTGAACGCATGAAGAAACGCGATGCCGGTTCTGCTCCAGCGCTTGGTGACCGTGTCGCCTATGTCATGGTCAAGGGCGCCAGCGGCTCGAAGAACTACGAGAAGTCCGAGGATCCTCTCTGGGTGCTTGAGAACAACCTGCCCATCGACACACGATACTATCTCGACAACCAGCTGGCGAAACCCCTTGGGAGGATCTTCGAGCCTATCCTCGGCGAGAAGAAAGCAAATTCGCTGCTTACGGGCGAGCACACACGAGCCATCTCTGTGGCGGCCCCGACGATGGGCGGTCTGATGAAGTTTGCGAAGAAGACGCAGACATGCATGGGCTGCAAGAAGCCACTCACCGCCGCTCACGAGAAGGAAGGTGCGGTGTGCGAGAACTGCCGGCCTCGCATCGGCGAGCTGTACCAGAAGACGCTGAGCAAAGTCAGCGAGCTGGAAGTTCGCTTCTCGAGACTCTGGACACAGTGTCAGCGTTGCCAGGGCAGTATTCACTGCGAAGTGATTTGTGCGAGTAGAGACTGCCCCATCTTCTACATGCGGATGAAGGCGAGGAAGGACGTCGAGGATGCCGGGAAAGAAATGGTGCGGTTCGACAAGGACGCTGCGCTCTGGTAG